In the Flavobacterium sp. J372 genome, one interval contains:
- a CDS encoding DUF5606 domain-containing protein, with protein MSLEKVLAISGKPGLYALKLQTRTGFVAESLLDGKKITVGLRSNVSLLSEISVYTYDGEVRLSEVFRAIAEKEDNGPSISHKEDNTKLESYFREVLPEFDEDRVYASDIKKILNWYNMLQANGLVSKDAPVAETAEESPAIEEAAPAAEVKEEKKPAAKKAKAKKEE; from the coding sequence ATGAGTTTAGAAAAAGTATTAGCCATATCAGGGAAACCGGGATTATATGCACTAAAGCTGCAAACACGTACAGGCTTTGTGGCTGAGTCACTTCTTGATGGAAAAAAAATAACAGTAGGCCTTCGCAGTAATGTGAGCCTGCTTTCAGAAATATCTGTTTATACGTATGATGGCGAAGTTCGCCTGTCGGAAGTTTTCAGGGCGATAGCCGAAAAAGAAGATAACGGTCCTTCCATTTCACATAAAGAAGATAACACAAAACTTGAGTCTTACTTTCGTGAGGTGCTTCCTGAATTTGACGAAGACCGTGTTTATGCATCAGACATCAAGAAAATACTCAACTGGTACAACATGCTACAGGCAAACGGACTTGTGAGCAAAGATGCACCGGTGGCTGAGACTGCTGAAGAATCTCCTGCTATTGAAGAAGCTGCGCCTGCGGCTGAGGTAAAAGAAGAGAAGAAGCCGGCGGCTAAGAAAGCAAAAGCCAAGAAAGAAGAATAA
- a CDS encoding FUSC family protein has protein sequence MIFGTPWAEREKIIEKQLILQVEINTIHESLREVLIRSRGASGNSNRNRRMLLVFISLVDILELALSTSFDHNKLQEKFSQKPKVLATYQNLAYNLASSLKKVSKALRDRKKYMPKHKLLQDLVAFERAIADYETELGTEQAGEGVWMLSNMLHYAEKQVEKIRLIERALTLSINFKDIQGRDREMEKFLTPQNYRWSTLKDNLSFSSSIFRHSLRLTITIAIGFIIGIIFPLQNVYWILLTIIVIMRPGYGLTKERSYHRIIGTVAGGLIAFGILLFLHNTLIIGSLAILCMLLGFTLTPTNYKIGAMFVTIYVVFIYGMLNPNVSEVIQYRIVDTAIGALLVFGANYFFWPTWEFVSLPLFVRKSIEANRDYLNEIALLYINKGTAPVTYRLARKNAFIEIGNLMQSYQRMAQEPKSKQKQQQQIYKLAVLNHTLLSSLASLGTFVQSHKTTKASDAFNVVVNTIIKNLDHAIALLSLQVPLESTAAQNSELAMHFTELRNIRARELSETYVTAEEEFKLRMEEAHLVIEQLVWLNSLSEKIIKAAKQLEVVR, from the coding sequence GTGATCTTTGGGACCCCTTGGGCTGAACGTGAAAAAATCATTGAGAAACAGCTGATTCTCCAGGTGGAGATAAATACCATTCATGAAAGCCTTCGCGAAGTGCTCATCCGCAGTCGTGGCGCATCAGGCAACAGTAACAGGAACCGGCGGATGCTGCTCGTGTTCATTTCACTGGTAGATATACTTGAGCTGGCGCTGTCGACATCATTTGACCATAACAAGCTTCAGGAGAAATTCAGCCAAAAACCAAAGGTGCTGGCAACCTACCAAAATCTGGCCTACAACCTGGCATCGTCACTTAAAAAGGTTTCCAAAGCGCTGCGAGACCGCAAGAAATACATGCCGAAACACAAGCTGCTGCAAGACCTTGTAGCGTTTGAACGTGCGATAGCAGATTACGAAACCGAACTCGGTACGGAACAAGCAGGCGAAGGCGTCTGGATGCTCTCTAACATGCTGCACTATGCCGAAAAGCAGGTAGAGAAAATCAGGCTGATTGAGCGTGCCCTTACGCTGTCAATTAATTTTAAAGACATCCAAGGCCGCGACAGGGAAATGGAAAAATTCCTGACGCCTCAGAATTACAGGTGGAGTACTTTAAAAGATAACCTAAGCTTCTCGTCAAGCATTTTCAGGCACTCCCTGCGCCTCACGATTACCATTGCCATCGGTTTTATTATCGGTATCATCTTTCCGCTGCAAAACGTTTACTGGATTTTGCTTACTATCATCGTAATCATGCGGCCCGGTTACGGCCTTACTAAAGAACGCTCCTACCACCGGATTATAGGTACGGTAGCCGGAGGGCTGATTGCTTTTGGCATATTGTTGTTTCTGCACAACACACTAATAATTGGATCACTGGCGATACTTTGTATGCTGCTGGGTTTCACTTTAACGCCCACAAATTACAAGATAGGCGCCATGTTTGTCACCATATATGTAGTATTTATCTACGGCATGCTAAACCCGAATGTATCGGAAGTTATACAATACCGCATTGTTGATACAGCAATTGGGGCACTGCTTGTATTTGGGGCAAATTACTTTTTCTGGCCAACTTGGGAGTTCGTGAGCCTGCCACTTTTCGTGCGCAAGTCCATCGAAGCCAACCGCGACTATCTCAACGAAATAGCACTGTTGTATATCAATAAAGGCACGGCACCTGTTACTTATCGCCTTGCGCGCAAAAACGCTTTCATTGAAATTGGCAACCTGATGCAGAGCTACCAGCGTATGGCCCAGGAACCCAAATCAAAACAAAAACAGCAGCAACAAATATACAAGCTAGCTGTGCTAAACCATACCCTGTTATCGTCGTTAGCATCACTGGGAACATTTGTACAAAGCCATAAGACAACGAAAGCGTCTGATGCTTTCAATGTGGTTGTAAATACTATAATCAAAAATCTTGACCATGCTATTGCTTTGTTGAGCCTCCAGGTGCCGCTTGAAAGTACTGCCGCACAAAATTCTGAGCTTGCCATGCATTTTACGGAATTGAGGAATATACGTGCCCGTGAGCTTTCTGAAACTTATGTAACTGCTGAAGAAGAATTTAAACTGCGTATGGAAGAAGCACACCTTGTAATTGAACAACTGGTATGGCTGAACAGCCTCAGCGAGAAGATTATTAAAGCGGCAAAGCAGCTGGAGGTGGTGAGGTAG
- the purL gene encoding phosphoribosylformylglycinamidine synthase, with translation MIHFFGNDTDTVFAVQSQGELSATDTSKLNWLFGNAHKIEKSALPDFFVGPRAAMVTPWSTNAVEITQNMGIEGIIRIEEFKKVEENHSGFDPMLSQKFNGLGQDIFTINIQPEPILEVTDICAFNEKEGLALSDDEVDYLRNLSKKIGRNLTDSEVFGFSQVNSEHCRHKIFNGTFVIDGEEKPSSLFKLIKKTSQENPNDIVSAYKDNVAFIKGPRVEQFAPKSADKPDFYEVKEFDSVISIKAETHNFPTTVEPFNGAATGSGGEIRDRLAGGQGSLPLAGTAVYMTSYSRLEENRPWEKGMDERQWLYQTPMDILIKASNGASDFGNKFGQPLITGSVLTFEHEEDARKLGFDKVIMLAGGIGYGKEDQSKKKKPQPGDKVVILGGENYRIGMGGAAVSSADTGAFSTGIELNAIQRSNPEMQKRAANAVRGLVESDNNPIVSIHDHGAGGHLNCLSELVEETGGKIDLDKLPVGDPTLSAKEIIGNESQERMGLVIGQKDIDTLKRIADRERSPMYQVGDVTGDHRFTFESATTGAKPMDFALEDMFGSSPKTIMEDKTVEANYAELDYSQEKIYEYLDQVLQLEAVACKDWLTNKVDRCVGGKVAKQQCSGPLQLPLNNVGVMALDYNGKEGVATTVGHSPIAALVDPVAGSRNAIGEALSNIIWAPMKDGLKGVSLSANWMWACKNEGEDARLYEAVQGCSDFAIELGINIPTGKDSLSMKQKYPTGDVIAPGTVIISAAGNCTDINKVVEPVLKRNGGNIYHINLSGDDYKLGGSSFAQVLNKVGTKVPTIKDAAKFKETFNTIQELIKAGKIAAGHDIGSGGLITTLVEMSFAEVNLGAEYDLTGLGETDTVKALFAENIAIVIQADASVEAELSQNNIKYTLIGKPKEGDTITITNGKTNLEFDVIKTRDTWFKTSYLLDQKQSGPQKAKERFENYKNQPLQYTFPSHFTGKKVAIDPSKPRPKAAIIREKGSNSEREMANAMYLAGFDVKDVHMTDLISGRETLEDIQFIGAVGGFSNSDVLGSAKGWAGAFLYNEKAKAALENFFKRDDTLSVGICNGCQLFIELGLINPDHEQKPRMLHNQSRKHESGFTSVKVQQNSSVMLSTLAGSTLGVWISHGEGRFDLPYTEDRYDVVAKYAYEGYPANPNGSHFDIAMMASNDGRHLVMMPHIERSMFQWNWAYYPEGRNDEVSPWHEAFVNARLWIEKR, from the coding sequence ATGATTCATTTCTTCGGGAACGATACCGATACCGTATTTGCAGTACAGTCGCAGGGCGAGTTATCGGCGACAGACACATCAAAACTTAACTGGCTTTTTGGCAACGCCCATAAAATAGAAAAATCCGCTCTGCCGGATTTTTTTGTTGGCCCACGTGCCGCAATGGTGACTCCGTGGAGTACTAACGCCGTTGAAATTACCCAAAACATGGGTATTGAAGGCATAATTCGTATAGAAGAATTTAAAAAGGTTGAAGAAAACCATTCCGGTTTCGACCCGATGCTGTCACAGAAATTCAACGGCCTCGGCCAGGATATTTTTACCATTAATATTCAGCCCGAACCGATACTCGAGGTAACCGACATCTGCGCATTTAATGAAAAAGAAGGCCTGGCCTTAAGCGATGATGAGGTAGACTACCTGCGCAACCTGTCTAAAAAAATTGGCAGAAATTTAACAGATAGCGAGGTATTCGGTTTTAGCCAGGTGAATAGCGAACACTGCCGCCACAAGATATTCAACGGTACATTCGTAATCGATGGCGAGGAAAAACCGTCATCACTATTCAAATTAATCAAGAAAACATCTCAGGAAAACCCAAATGATATAGTTTCGGCATATAAAGACAATGTGGCTTTCATAAAAGGGCCGCGTGTAGAACAGTTTGCACCAAAGAGCGCCGACAAGCCCGACTTTTACGAGGTGAAAGAATTCGATTCTGTCATCTCCATAAAAGCCGAGACGCACAACTTCCCAACTACAGTTGAGCCTTTCAATGGCGCAGCGACAGGTTCAGGCGGCGAGATTCGCGACAGGCTTGCCGGCGGTCAGGGTTCACTGCCACTTGCTGGTACGGCTGTTTACATGACATCGTACTCAAGGCTTGAAGAAAACCGCCCGTGGGAAAAAGGCATGGACGAACGCCAGTGGCTTTACCAGACACCGATGGACATATTGATAAAAGCTTCAAACGGCGCGAGTGACTTCGGCAATAAATTCGGCCAGCCGCTTATCACAGGTTCGGTACTTACGTTTGAGCATGAAGAAGATGCGCGTAAGCTTGGCTTCGACAAAGTAATTATGCTTGCCGGCGGTATAGGTTATGGCAAAGAAGACCAAAGCAAAAAGAAAAAGCCGCAGCCCGGTGATAAAGTAGTAATACTTGGCGGAGAGAACTACCGTATAGGTATGGGTGGGGCAGCAGTATCATCGGCAGATACCGGAGCTTTCAGTACAGGTATTGAGCTTAACGCAATTCAGCGTAGTAACCCTGAAATGCAGAAACGTGCTGCCAATGCCGTACGCGGACTGGTAGAGAGCGACAATAACCCTATAGTTTCCATTCACGACCACGGTGCAGGCGGGCACCTAAACTGCCTGTCTGAATTAGTGGAAGAAACCGGAGGAAAGATTGATTTAGACAAACTACCGGTGGGCGACCCTACTCTTTCGGCAAAAGAAATAATAGGTAACGAAAGCCAGGAACGCATGGGCCTTGTGATCGGGCAAAAAGACATTGATACCCTGAAGCGCATTGCCGACCGTGAACGCTCCCCAATGTATCAGGTGGGTGATGTGACGGGTGACCACAGGTTTACTTTTGAAAGCGCTACGACCGGAGCAAAACCAATGGATTTTGCGCTTGAAGATATGTTTGGCTCTTCGCCAAAAACAATAATGGAAGATAAGACAGTTGAAGCCAATTATGCTGAACTGGATTATTCTCAGGAAAAAATATACGAATACCTCGACCAGGTGCTGCAATTGGAAGCTGTAGCCTGTAAAGACTGGCTAACTAACAAAGTTGACCGTTGTGTAGGCGGAAAAGTGGCGAAACAGCAATGTTCAGGCCCGTTACAGCTTCCGCTTAACAATGTGGGTGTAATGGCATTGGATTATAACGGCAAGGAAGGTGTTGCTACCACGGTAGGCCACTCTCCTATCGCTGCACTGGTTGACCCCGTTGCCGGAAGCCGTAATGCCATTGGAGAAGCGCTGAGTAACATTATATGGGCACCGATGAAAGATGGATTGAAGGGCGTATCGCTATCGGCTAACTGGATGTGGGCCTGCAAGAACGAGGGTGAAGATGCAAGGCTATACGAGGCCGTGCAGGGCTGTAGCGATTTTGCGATTGAACTGGGTATTAATATCCCCACAGGTAAAGATTCCCTGTCGATGAAGCAAAAGTACCCTACAGGAGATGTAATTGCCCCGGGAACGGTAATCATATCGGCGGCAGGTAACTGCACCGACATAAATAAGGTAGTTGAACCTGTGTTGAAACGCAATGGCGGCAACATTTACCACATAAACCTTTCAGGAGATGATTATAAACTTGGCGGATCTTCTTTCGCGCAGGTGCTGAACAAAGTGGGCACTAAAGTTCCGACCATAAAAGATGCAGCGAAATTCAAGGAAACATTCAATACTATTCAGGAACTTATAAAAGCCGGAAAGATTGCGGCAGGCCATGATATAGGCAGCGGAGGGCTTATCACCACCCTTGTGGAAATGAGCTTTGCCGAAGTAAACCTGGGCGCAGAATATGACCTGACGGGGTTAGGCGAAACAGATACAGTTAAAGCCCTTTTTGCTGAAAACATTGCCATTGTAATACAGGCTGATGCATCTGTGGAAGCAGAACTTTCCCAAAATAATATCAAATACACTTTAATAGGTAAGCCGAAAGAAGGTGATACCATTACTATTACGAATGGCAAGACTAATCTTGAATTTGATGTAATTAAAACCCGTGATACATGGTTTAAGACATCCTATCTGTTAGACCAAAAGCAATCCGGTCCACAAAAAGCAAAAGAGCGTTTTGAGAACTATAAGAACCAGCCGCTACAGTATACATTCCCGAGCCATTTTACAGGTAAGAAAGTAGCAATTGACCCTTCTAAACCAAGGCCAAAAGCCGCAATCATCCGTGAGAAAGGCAGCAACAGCGAGCGTGAAATGGCAAACGCCATGTACCTTGCAGGCTTTGACGTTAAGGATGTACATATGACCGACCTCATCTCGGGCCGCGAGACGCTTGAAGATATACAATTCATTGGTGCCGTGGGTGGATTCTCAAATAGTGATGTGCTGGGTTCAGCAAAAGGCTGGGCGGGCGCTTTCCTTTATAATGAAAAAGCTAAGGCTGCGCTGGAGAACTTCTTTAAGCGGGACGATACACTTTCTGTCGGCATCTGCAACGGTTGCCAGCTTTTTATTGAACTTGGACTGATAAACCCCGATCACGAACAGAAACCGCGTATGCTGCACAATCAAAGCCGTAAGCACGAGAGTGGCTTTACCTCGGTAAAAGTGCAACAGAATAGCTCTGTGATGCTCTCGACCCTGGCCGGCAGCACACTTGGGGTTTGGATTTCGCATGGCGAAGGGCGCTTTGACCTGCCTTACACCGAAGACCGCTATGACGTTGTGGCTAAATATGCCTATGAAGGCTATCCTGCCAACCCGAACGGCTCTCACTTTGACATAGCAATGATGGCTAGCAATGATGGCCGACACCTGGTGATGATGCCGCACATTGAACGCTCTATGTTCCAATGGAACTGGGCATACTACCCTGAAGGCCGCAACGATGAGGTATCGCCATGGCACGAGGCATTTGTAAATGCGAGGCTGTGGATAGAAAAGCGTTAA
- the bshB1 gene encoding bacillithiol biosynthesis deacetylase BshB1 gives MKLDILVFGAHPDDAELSCGATIAKEISLGKKVGIIDLTRGELGTRGSAELRDKEAADAAKILGVQVRENLRFRDGFFINDEAHQLEIIKMIRKYQPEIVICNAVDDRHIDHGKGSKLVSDACFLSGLIRIETQLDNQPQQAWRPKLVYHYIQWKNLVPDFVVDVTGFMDVKVQSLMAYSSQFYDPESKEPPTPIATKNFKDSILYRAADLGRLINTDYAEGFTVERYVAVSRITDLI, from the coding sequence ATGAAATTAGATATACTTGTTTTTGGCGCCCACCCCGATGATGCAGAATTAAGCTGCGGAGCAACCATTGCAAAAGAAATTTCGCTTGGTAAGAAAGTCGGGATAATAGACCTTACCCGTGGTGAACTCGGTACGCGCGGCTCAGCTGAACTGCGCGATAAAGAAGCTGCCGATGCAGCAAAAATACTCGGTGTGCAGGTACGGGAAAACCTTCGTTTTCGTGATGGATTCTTTATTAATGATGAGGCACACCAGCTGGAGATAATAAAAATGATACGCAAGTACCAGCCTGAAATAGTGATTTGCAATGCTGTTGACGACAGGCATATAGACCATGGTAAAGGCAGCAAGCTGGTAAGTGATGCATGTTTCCTTTCGGGGCTTATCAGGATTGAAACCCAACTTGACAACCAACCACAACAGGCATGGAGGCCCAAGCTGGTGTACCACTATATTCAATGGAAAAATTTAGTGCCTGATTTTGTAGTTGATGTAACGGGTTTTATGGATGTAAAGGTGCAGAGCCTTATGGCATATAGCTCTCAGTTTTATGACCCTGAGAGTAAAGAGCCGCCTACGCCAATTGCCACAAAAAATTTTAAGGACAGCATTTTGTACCGTGCTGCCGATCTTGGCCGCCTTATAAATACGGACTATGCCGAAGGTTTTACTGTGGAAAGGTATGTGGCTGTCAGCAGGATAACGGATTTAATATAA
- a CDS encoding DUF2971 domain-containing protein, which translates to MSTILNKYRGTLDDGEIPLTVYKYRNWDDDFHKRFILEREVFMAFPESFEDKLDCKLPIRYDLLNERQILQWAMRMSKLKFPSYNRSQHRLESKTWMKEKKFKDKIFLDDYHKFYSNEHNKRRGILSLTAEPCIIDMWAKYANDSQGFCIGYNSRIMFNYLGGGGKVTYYDTLPDIFPEPIMEHLEIHALQIFSKEKKWEFENEYRTHKFWENPTGVKERQIKLPNEAFQHIILGRNISSINRTEIITAVNDNIGDIPIYDQDEFCSM; encoded by the coding sequence ATGAGTACCATATTAAATAAATACAGAGGCACCTTAGATGATGGAGAAATTCCATTAACTGTTTATAAATATCGGAATTGGGATGATGACTTTCACAAAAGATTTATTTTGGAGAGGGAAGTTTTTATGGCATTCCCCGAGTCATTTGAAGATAAACTAGACTGCAAATTGCCCATTCGTTATGATTTACTCAATGAGAGACAAATTTTACAATGGGCTATGCGAATGTCAAAATTAAAATTTCCTTCTTATAATAGAAGTCAACATCGACTTGAAAGTAAAACATGGATGAAAGAAAAAAAATTCAAAGACAAGATTTTTCTTGACGATTATCACAAGTTCTATTCAAACGAGCATAATAAGCGTCGAGGAATCTTAAGCCTCACTGCAGAACCATGCATAATAGATATGTGGGCAAAGTACGCGAATGATTCTCAAGGGTTTTGTATTGGTTATAATTCAAGAATCATGTTCAATTACTTAGGAGGTGGTGGTAAGGTAACATATTATGATACCCTTCCGGATATATTTCCTGAGCCCATAATGGAACATCTTGAAATTCACGCCTTACAAATTTTTTCAAAAGAAAAGAAATGGGAATTTGAAAATGAGTATAGAACACATAAATTCTGGGAAAACCCCACGGGTGTGAAAGAGCGACAGATTAAATTGCCAAACGAAGCTTTTCAACATATAATTTTGGGACGCAACATTTCTTCAATAAACCGTACAGAAATTATAACAGCCGTTAACGATAATATCGGCGATATTCCGATTTACGATCAGGACGAATTTTGTTCCATGTAG
- a CDS encoding alpha/beta hydrolase fold domain-containing protein — MKQITTIFFLIVVASATAQDFKTITYFVNDSTKLELDLFLPKKSGIKKFPLLIFMHGGGFGGGKRADGHHICSYASQHGYAAASITYTLYMKGRNFGCDGKLPEKIKAFRIAANDLWQATLFFTKNADKYNIDPAEIFIGGNSAGAEAALHAAYWDRDVMSVYPEKLPADFKYAGVISGAGAIMDLNLITKKTMVPMLLFHGSVDPTVPYDNAAHHYCPTNASNWLMLFGGYAVYKHVADLNGIARMVTFCGGGHEYSDHMFGKDQAGVVSFMDRVLKGERFYEHTIVPTGKSGERDDKYGFCE; from the coding sequence ATGAAACAAATAACCACCATTTTTTTTCTGATAGTTGTTGCGTCGGCAACTGCACAGGATTTTAAAACCATTACCTACTTTGTAAATGACAGCACAAAGCTGGAGCTCGACCTTTTTCTGCCTAAAAAAAGCGGTATTAAAAAGTTTCCATTGCTTATTTTCATGCATGGTGGAGGATTTGGTGGAGGTAAACGTGCTGACGGCCATCATATTTGCAGCTATGCGTCACAGCATGGTTATGCGGCTGCAAGCATCACATATACGCTGTATATGAAAGGGCGCAACTTTGGGTGTGATGGTAAATTGCCGGAAAAGATTAAGGCGTTCCGGATAGCGGCTAATGACCTGTGGCAGGCTACGCTTTTCTTTACTAAAAATGCTGATAAGTATAATATAGACCCTGCTGAGATTTTCATAGGGGGTAACAGCGCCGGGGCCGAAGCTGCACTACACGCGGCGTACTGGGACAGGGACGTTATGTCGGTCTATCCTGAAAAACTCCCTGCTGATTTTAAGTACGCGGGAGTAATATCGGGCGCGGGGGCTATTATGGACCTGAACCTCATCACAAAAAAAACAATGGTACCCATGCTGCTTTTCCACGGCAGTGTAGACCCAACCGTACCGTATGACAATGCCGCGCACCATTACTGCCCAACCAATGCCAGCAACTGGCTGATGCTCTTCGGCGGGTATGCCGTATACAAGCATGTAGCTGATTTAAATGGTATTGCCCGTATGGTTACCTTTTGCGGAGGTGGGCACGAGTACAGCGACCACATGTTCGGCAAAGACCAGGCGGGTGTGGTAAGCTTTATGGACAGGGTTTTAAAAGGGGAACGTTTTTATGAGCATACCATAGTGCCTACCGGAAAATCAGGGGAGAGGGATGATAAGTACGGGTTTTGTGAGTAG
- a CDS encoding M28 family metallopeptidase, giving the protein MKYLLLPVSLLFLACSGTKSAKDYARADVPKYLNTITAADLKKHLYIVASDEMEGRNTGTEGQKKAGRYLIEEYKKIGISFPKGATDWYQKVPSAYMTKGFGPKLNDSENIWAYIEGSEKPDEVLVISAHYDHVGMMNGEVFNGADDDGSGTVALLEIAQAFMEAKKAGYGPKRSILFLHVTGEEHGLHGSRYYSENPLFPIANTIADINIDMIGRRDDEHKDNGNYVYVIGSDRLSSELHSINEAANAKYTKMALDYKYNDRNDPNRYYFRSDHYNFAKKGIPSIFYFNGVHEDYHKEGDEPEKIEYDLLAKRAQLAFATAWELANRPERIKVDRDGK; this is encoded by the coding sequence ATGAAATACCTTTTACTGCCGGTTTCTTTGCTTTTTCTCGCGTGCAGCGGAACTAAAAGCGCAAAAGATTACGCAAGGGCCGATGTGCCTAAATATTTAAATACCATAACTGCTGCAGACCTGAAAAAACACTTGTATATTGTGGCTTCTGATGAAATGGAAGGCCGCAATACCGGGACAGAAGGTCAGAAAAAAGCCGGCCGCTACCTCATTGAAGAATACAAAAAAATAGGAATTTCTTTCCCTAAAGGCGCTACAGACTGGTACCAAAAAGTACCGTCAGCATATATGACGAAAGGCTTTGGGCCGAAACTGAACGACAGCGAAAACATTTGGGCGTATATTGAAGGCAGCGAAAAGCCTGATGAAGTATTGGTTATCTCTGCACATTATGACCACGTAGGCATGATGAACGGTGAGGTATTCAACGGAGCTGATGATGATGGTTCAGGGACTGTAGCGCTGCTGGAGATTGCACAAGCGTTCATGGAAGCGAAGAAAGCGGGCTACGGACCTAAGCGCTCAATATTGTTCCTGCATGTTACCGGTGAAGAACACGGCCTGCATGGCTCGCGCTACTATAGTGAAAACCCTCTGTTCCCGATTGCTAACACCATTGCAGATATCAACATTGATATGATTGGCCGCCGTGATGATGAGCATAAAGACAATGGTAACTACGTTTACGTAATTGGCTCAGACCGCCTGAGCAGCGAGCTGCACAGTATAAATGAGGCTGCCAATGCAAAGTACACAAAAATGGCGCTCGACTATAAATACAACGACCGTAATGACCCAAACAGGTATTACTTCCGCAGTGACCATTACAACTTTGCTAAGAAAGGCATACCGTCAATTTTCTATTTTAATGGGGTTCATGAAGACTACCACAAGGAAGGCGATGAGCCCGAAAAAATTGAGTATGACCTGCTGGCAAAACGTGCACAGCTTGCCTTCGCAACGGCTTGGGAACTTGCCAACCGCCCTGAGAGAATAAAGGTCGACAGGGATGGAAAGTAA
- the def gene encoding peptide deformylase, protein MILPIIGYGDPVLRKKGEEIAKDMPNLKQIVSDMYETMYNAYGVGLAAPQVGLSLRLFVIDTTPFSDDEDLSKEEQAKLNGFKRTFINPVMLKEEGEEWGFNEGCLSIPEVREDVYRHERITIEYSDEDFNRKTEVFDGLIARVIQHEYDHIEGILFTDRLSSLKKRLITKKLQNIMEGKTRPDYKMKFIAKKGDNVCF, encoded by the coding sequence ATGATATTACCCATTATAGGCTACGGCGACCCGGTGCTGCGCAAAAAAGGCGAGGAAATTGCGAAAGATATGCCAAACCTTAAGCAGATTGTAAGCGATATGTATGAAACCATGTATAATGCTTATGGTGTGGGCCTTGCTGCGCCACAGGTTGGATTGTCACTGCGCCTTTTTGTTATTGATACAACGCCTTTCAGTGATGATGAAGACCTGAGTAAAGAGGAGCAGGCAAAGCTGAACGGCTTTAAGCGTACATTCATCAATCCTGTAATGCTGAAGGAAGAAGGCGAGGAGTGGGGCTTTAACGAGGGCTGCCTTAGCATACCTGAAGTGCGTGAAGATGTATACCGCCATGAGCGCATTACTATTGAATATTCTGACGAAGATTTCAATAGGAAAACAGAGGTATTTGACGGGCTGATTGCGCGTGTGATACAGCATGAATATGACCATATTGAGGGAATATTGTTCACCGACAGGCTATCATCGCTTAAAAAGCGCCTTATTACCAAGAAACTCCAAAACATTATGGAGGGTAAAACAAGGCCCGATTACAAAATGAAATTTATTGCTAAAAAGGGCGATAATGTTTGTTTTTAA
- a CDS encoding YccS/YhfK family membrane protein, translating to MIEHIRNFTDSNNFTKAVIVTIAAVLPVLILARLGYFEIGFTVAIGAFLTYPADIPSSLPDRARGLIVAALIVAGCTLLVNLLHPFPVIYYAVLVPVVFFLSMISVYGQRANMVSFSGLLAVALASGHIKTGFDIFTHTSLVFSGGLIYTIISLLFNYLSPHRYTELQLAECLRLTSKYMKLRGDLWDPLG from the coding sequence ATGATTGAGCACATAAGGAATTTTACCGACAGCAATAACTTCACTAAGGCTGTAATAGTGACTATTGCTGCAGTGCTGCCGGTACTTATCCTTGCCCGGCTGGGATATTTCGAAATTGGCTTTACCGTTGCCATAGGCGCTTTCCTTACTTATCCGGCAGATATACCCAGCTCATTGCCCGACCGTGCAAGGGGGCTTATTGTTGCAGCGCTTATAGTGGCGGGCTGTACGTTGCTGGTAAACCTGCTGCACCCCTTCCCCGTCATATATTACGCTGTATTAGTTCCTGTAGTATTCTTTCTTTCGATGATTTCGGTTTACGGTCAGCGCGCCAATATGGTAAGCTTTTCAGGCCTTTTGGCAGTAGCGTTGGCATCCGGGCATATAAAGACAGGTTTTGACATTTTTACACACACTTCACTGGTTTTTAGCGGAGGGCTTATCTACACCATTATATCGCTGCTGTTCAATTACCTGAGCCCTCACCGGTATACCGAACTTCAGCTTGCCGAATGCCTTCGCCTCACCTCAAAATACATGAAGTTGCGCGGTGATCTTTGGGACCCCTTGGGCTGA